From a single Oreochromis niloticus isolate F11D_XX linkage group LG3, O_niloticus_UMD_NMBU, whole genome shotgun sequence genomic region:
- the LOC102077300 gene encoding hemicentin-2 isoform X1: MKYWEEEQEELEQLEEEKQHRQEKLAQQQLKDQKTITAVPGEDVILPCRALNKIIALRWSRADLGDEYVLLYRNGRFVPDDQHPSFKNRVDLQDRQMKDGDVSLILKDVTINDAGTYECRAVMQEIFSWWLIRTIYLHVVPPDQKNITAESGQDVTLTCRAPNNKFIGVEWSRADLGDEYLLLYRNGQYVPYYQHPSFKNRVDLQDRQMKDGDVSLILKNVAIKDAGTYKCRVYMTETDSWQLISIISLRVVPPDQKNITAESGQDVTLTCRAPNNIRVARWSRADLEYKNVLLYGDNQFFPANQHPSFKNRVDLQERQKKDGDVSLILKDVTMNDAGTYECRVYMEQILSWKIISIIHLSVVDPRDQEMITAESGQDVTLTCRAPNKKIIVLRWSRADLEPKYVLSYWNGHFDPDHQHPSFKNRVDLQDRQMKDGDVSLILKDVTINDAGTFGCRVFIAETDSWQLISIISLSVVPPPVQKTITAVPGQNVVLPCRAPNNNIIVVQWSRADLGDEYVLLYRDEWFDLDDQHPSFRYRVDLQDRQMKDGDVSLILKNVMINDAGTYECRVYMAETRLLKPISIITLKVLPPEQKTITAEPGEDVILPCRALNKIIALRWSRADLGDEYVLLFKDGRFEPEGQHPSFKNRVDLQDRQMKDGDVSLILKDVTTNDAGTYECVVIPSGGGSSKPISIVTLSVVPPEQKTITAESGQNVTLTCRVPQGKPIRAVKWSRADLGDNDVLFYRDEQLDPDHQHPSFRYRVDLQDRQMKDGDVSLILKDVKINDAGIYKCRVFMAETHSWKYINSTYLHVDPPGQTGGLRVDGSVGLLIGLNVFAVFLVAVVIVFVIYRKYERENGDLNSY, translated from the exons ATGAAATACTGGGAGGAGGAACAAGAAGAACTAGAACaactagaagaagaaaaacaacaccGACAAGAAAAACTAgcacaacaacagctgaaag accagaaaaccATCACAGCTGTGCCTGGAGAGGACGTCATTCTGCCATGTCGAGCACTAAACAAGATCATAGCTCTAaggtggagcagagctgacctgggagatgAATATGTGCTTTTGTATCGAAATGGTCGCTTTGTTCCAGatgaccagcatccatcttttaagaaccgggtggatctgcaggacagacagatgaaggatggagacgtgtctttgattctgaaggatgtgacgattaatgatgctggaacatacgagtgtcgtgCCGTCATGCAAGAAATATTCTCATGGTGGCTCATCAGAACCATCTACCTTCatgttgttcctccag accagaaaaacatcacagctgagtctggacaggatgtcactctgacatgtcgagctccaaacaacaaatTCATAGgtgtagagtggagcagagctgacctgggagatgAATATTTGCTTTTGTACCGAAATGGACAGTATGTCCCATAttaccagcatccatcttttaagaaccgggtggatctgcaggacagacagatgaaggatggagacgtgtctttgattctgaagaatgtggCGATTAAAGACGCTGGAACATACAAGTGTCGTGTCTACATGACAGAAACAGACTCATGGCAGctcatcagcatcatcagccTGAGagttgttcctccag accagaaaaatatcacagctgagtctggacaggacgtcactctgacatgtcgagctccaaacaacatcAGAGTTGCAAgatggagcagagctgacctggaaTACAAAAATGTGCTTTTGTATGGAGACAACCAATTTTTTCCAgccaaccagcatccatcttttaagaaccgggtggacctgcaagaaagacagaagaaggatggagacgtgtctttgattctgaaggatgtgacgatgAATGAcgctggaacatacgagtgtcgtgtcTACATGGAACAAATATTATCATGGAAGATCATCAGCATCATCcacctgagtgttgttgatcctagag atcAGGAAATGAtaacagctgagtctggacaggacgtcactctgacatgtcgagctccaaacaaaaAGATCATAGTTTTAAGATGGAGCAGAGCTGACTTGGAGCCAAAATATGTCCTTTCATACTGGAATGGTCACTTTGATCCAGATCACCAGCATCCATcatttaagaaccgggtggatctgcaggacagacagatgaaggacggagacgtgtctttgattctgaaggatgtgacgattaatgacgCTGGAACATTCGGGTGTCGTGTCTTCATCGCAGAAACAGACTCATGGCAGctcatcagcatcatcagccTGAGTGTTGTTcctcctccag tccAGAAAACCATCACAGCTGTGCCTGGACAGAACGTCGTTCtgccatgtcgagctccaaacaacaacatcatagttgtgcagtggagcagagctgacctgggagatgAATATGTGCTTTTGTACCGGGATGAGTGGTTTGATCTTGatgaccagcatccatcttttaggtaccgggtggatctgcaggacagacagatgaaggatggagacgtgtctttgattctgaagaatgtgatgattaatgatgctggaacatacgagtgtcgtgtcTACATGGCAGAAACACGCTTATTAAAGCCCATCAGCATCATCACACTGAAAGTtcttcctccag agcaGAAAACCATCACAGCTGAGCCTGGAGAGGACGTCATTCTGCCATGTCGAGCACTAAACAAGATCATAGCTCTAaggtggagcagagctgacctgggagatgAATATGTGCTTTTGTTCAAGGATGGCCGATTTGAACCAGAGGGTCAGCATCCATcatttaagaaccgggtggatctgcaggacagacagatgaaggatggagacgtgtctttgattctgaaggatgtgacgactaatgatgctggaacatacgagtgtgtTGTCATCCCCAGTGGTGGAGGCAGTTCGAAGCCCATCAGCATCGTCACACTGAGtgttgttcctccag agcagaaaaccatcacagctgagtctggacagaacgtcactctgacatgtcgagttCCACAAGGCAAACCCATCAGAGCTGtgaagtggagcagagctgacctgggagatAATGATGTGCTTTTCTACCGGGATGAGCAGCTGGATCCAGAtcaccagcatccatcttttaggTACCGGGttgatctgcaggacagacagatgaaggatggagacgtgtctttgattctgaaggatgtaaAGATTAATGATGCTGGAATATACAAGTGTCGTGTCTTCATGGCAGAAACACACTCATGGAAGTATATCAACAGCACCTACCTtcatgttgatcctccag gtcagacaggaggactcAGAGTggatggatctgttggactgCTCATTGGTCTGAATGTTTTTGCCGTGTttcttgttgctgttgttattgtttttgtgaTCTATAGAAAATATGAACGAGAGAACGGGGATCTTAACTCCTACTAA
- the LOC102077300 gene encoding uncharacterized protein LOC102077300 isoform X5 — MKYWEEEQEELEQLEEEKQHRQEKLAQQQLKDQKTITAVPGEDVILPCRALNKIIALRWSRADLGDEYVLLYRNGRFVPDDQHPSFKNRVDLQDRQMKDGDVSLILKDVTINDAGTYECRAVMQEIFSWWLIRTIYLHVVPPDQKNITAESGQDVTLTCRAPNNKFIGVEWSRADLGDEYLLLYRNGQYVPYYQHPSFKNRVDLQDRQMKDGDVSLILKNVAIKDAGTYKCRVYMTETDSWQLISIISLRVVPPDQKNITAESGQDVTLTCRAPNNIRVARWSRADLEYKNVLLYGDNQFFPANQHPSFKNRVDLQERQKKDGDVSLILKDVTMNDAGTYECRVYMEQILSWKIISIIHLSVVDPRDQEMITAESGQDVTLTCRAPNKKIIVLRWSRADLEPKYVLSYWNGHFDPDHQHPSFKNRVDLQDRQMKDGDVSLILKDVTINDAGTFGCRVFIAETDSWQLISIISLSVVPPPVQKTITAVPGQNVVLPCRAPNNNIIVVQWSRADLGDEYVLLYRDEWFDLDDQHPSFRYRVDLQDRQMKDGDVSLILKNVMINDAGTYECRVYMAETRLLKPISIITLKVLPPEQKTITAESGQNVTLTCRVPQGKPIRAVKWSRADLGDNDVLFYRDEQLDPDHQHPSFRYRVDLQDRQMKDGDVSLILKDVKINDAGIYKCRVFMAETHSWKYINSTYLHVDPPGQTGGLRVDGSVGLLIGLNVFAVFLVAVVIVFVIYRKYERENGDLNSY; from the exons ATGAAATACTGGGAGGAGGAACAAGAAGAACTAGAACaactagaagaagaaaaacaacaccGACAAGAAAAACTAgcacaacaacagctgaaag accagaaaaccATCACAGCTGTGCCTGGAGAGGACGTCATTCTGCCATGTCGAGCACTAAACAAGATCATAGCTCTAaggtggagcagagctgacctgggagatgAATATGTGCTTTTGTATCGAAATGGTCGCTTTGTTCCAGatgaccagcatccatcttttaagaaccgggtggatctgcaggacagacagatgaaggatggagacgtgtctttgattctgaaggatgtgacgattaatgatgctggaacatacgagtgtcgtgCCGTCATGCAAGAAATATTCTCATGGTGGCTCATCAGAACCATCTACCTTCatgttgttcctccag accagaaaaacatcacagctgagtctggacaggatgtcactctgacatgtcgagctccaaacaacaaatTCATAGgtgtagagtggagcagagctgacctgggagatgAATATTTGCTTTTGTACCGAAATGGACAGTATGTCCCATAttaccagcatccatcttttaagaaccgggtggatctgcaggacagacagatgaaggatggagacgtgtctttgattctgaagaatgtggCGATTAAAGACGCTGGAACATACAAGTGTCGTGTCTACATGACAGAAACAGACTCATGGCAGctcatcagcatcatcagccTGAGagttgttcctccag accagaaaaatatcacagctgagtctggacaggacgtcactctgacatgtcgagctccaaacaacatcAGAGTTGCAAgatggagcagagctgacctggaaTACAAAAATGTGCTTTTGTATGGAGACAACCAATTTTTTCCAgccaaccagcatccatcttttaagaaccgggtggacctgcaagaaagacagaagaaggatggagacgtgtctttgattctgaaggatgtgacgatgAATGAcgctggaacatacgagtgtcgtgtcTACATGGAACAAATATTATCATGGAAGATCATCAGCATCATCcacctgagtgttgttgatcctagag atcAGGAAATGAtaacagctgagtctggacaggacgtcactctgacatgtcgagctccaaacaaaaAGATCATAGTTTTAAGATGGAGCAGAGCTGACTTGGAGCCAAAATATGTCCTTTCATACTGGAATGGTCACTTTGATCCAGATCACCAGCATCCATcatttaagaaccgggtggatctgcaggacagacagatgaaggacggagacgtgtctttgattctgaaggatgtgacgattaatgacgCTGGAACATTCGGGTGTCGTGTCTTCATCGCAGAAACAGACTCATGGCAGctcatcagcatcatcagccTGAGTGTTGTTcctcctccag tccAGAAAACCATCACAGCTGTGCCTGGACAGAACGTCGTTCtgccatgtcgagctccaaacaacaacatcatagttgtgcagtggagcagagctgacctgggagatgAATATGTGCTTTTGTACCGGGATGAGTGGTTTGATCTTGatgaccagcatccatcttttaggtaccgggtggatctgcaggacagacagatgaaggatggagacgtgtctttgattctgaagaatgtgatgattaatgatgctggaacatacgagtgtcgtgtcTACATGGCAGAAACACGCTTATTAAAGCCCATCAGCATCATCACACTGAAAGTtcttcctccag agcagaaaaccatcacagctgagtctggacagaacgtcactctgacatgtcgagttCCACAAGGCAAACCCATCAGAGCTGtgaagtggagcagagctgacctgggagatAATGATGTGCTTTTCTACCGGGATGAGCAGCTGGATCCAGAtcaccagcatccatcttttaggTACCGGGttgatctgcaggacagacagatgaaggatggagacgtgtctttgattctgaaggatgtaaAGATTAATGATGCTGGAATATACAAGTGTCGTGTCTTCATGGCAGAAACACACTCATGGAAGTATATCAACAGCACCTACCTtcatgttgatcctccag gtcagacaggaggactcAGAGTggatggatctgttggactgCTCATTGGTCTGAATGTTTTTGCCGTGTttcttgttgctgttgttattgtttttgtgaTCTATAGAAAATATGAACGAGAGAACGGGGATCTTAACTCCTACTAA
- the LOC102077300 gene encoding hemicentin-2 isoform X2 — MSAVTASLCSTLMFVLFVSADQKTITAVPGEDVILPCRALNKIIALRWSRADLGDEYVLLYRNGRFVPDDQHPSFKNRVDLQDRQMKDGDVSLILKDVTINDAGTYECRAVMQEIFSWWLIRTIYLHVVPPDQKNITAESGQDVTLTCRAPNNKFIGVEWSRADLGDEYLLLYRNGQYVPYYQHPSFKNRVDLQDRQMKDGDVSLILKNVAIKDAGTYKCRVYMTETDSWQLISIISLRVVPPDQKNITAESGQDVTLTCRAPNNIRVARWSRADLEYKNVLLYGDNQFFPANQHPSFKNRVDLQERQKKDGDVSLILKDVTMNDAGTYECRVYMEQILSWKIISIIHLSVVDPRDQEMITAESGQDVTLTCRAPNKKIIVLRWSRADLEPKYVLSYWNGHFDPDHQHPSFKNRVDLQDRQMKDGDVSLILKDVTINDAGTFGCRVFIAETDSWQLISIISLSVVPPPVQKTITAVPGQNVVLPCRAPNNNIIVVQWSRADLGDEYVLLYRDEWFDLDDQHPSFRYRVDLQDRQMKDGDVSLILKNVMINDAGTYECRVYMAETRLLKPISIITLKVLPPEQKTITAEPGEDVILPCRALNKIIALRWSRADLGDEYVLLFKDGRFEPEGQHPSFKNRVDLQDRQMKDGDVSLILKDVTTNDAGTYECVVIPSGGGSSKPISIVTLSVVPPEQKTITAESGQNVTLTCRVPQGKPIRAVKWSRADLGDNDVLFYRDEQLDPDHQHPSFRYRVDLQDRQMKDGDVSLILKDVKINDAGIYKCRVFMAETHSWKYINSTYLHVDPPGQTGGLRVDGSVGLLIGLNVFAVFLVAVVIVFVIYRKYERENGDLNSY; from the exons ATGTCTGCTGTAACTGCGTCACTCTGCTCCACGCTGATGTTTGTCctgtttgtctctgcag accagaaaaccATCACAGCTGTGCCTGGAGAGGACGTCATTCTGCCATGTCGAGCACTAAACAAGATCATAGCTCTAaggtggagcagagctgacctgggagatgAATATGTGCTTTTGTATCGAAATGGTCGCTTTGTTCCAGatgaccagcatccatcttttaagaaccgggtggatctgcaggacagacagatgaaggatggagacgtgtctttgattctgaaggatgtgacgattaatgatgctggaacatacgagtgtcgtgCCGTCATGCAAGAAATATTCTCATGGTGGCTCATCAGAACCATCTACCTTCatgttgttcctccag accagaaaaacatcacagctgagtctggacaggatgtcactctgacatgtcgagctccaaacaacaaatTCATAGgtgtagagtggagcagagctgacctgggagatgAATATTTGCTTTTGTACCGAAATGGACAGTATGTCCCATAttaccagcatccatcttttaagaaccgggtggatctgcaggacagacagatgaaggatggagacgtgtctttgattctgaagaatgtggCGATTAAAGACGCTGGAACATACAAGTGTCGTGTCTACATGACAGAAACAGACTCATGGCAGctcatcagcatcatcagccTGAGagttgttcctccag accagaaaaatatcacagctgagtctggacaggacgtcactctgacatgtcgagctccaaacaacatcAGAGTTGCAAgatggagcagagctgacctggaaTACAAAAATGTGCTTTTGTATGGAGACAACCAATTTTTTCCAgccaaccagcatccatcttttaagaaccgggtggacctgcaagaaagacagaagaaggatggagacgtgtctttgattctgaaggatgtgacgatgAATGAcgctggaacatacgagtgtcgtgtcTACATGGAACAAATATTATCATGGAAGATCATCAGCATCATCcacctgagtgttgttgatcctagag atcAGGAAATGAtaacagctgagtctggacaggacgtcactctgacatgtcgagctccaaacaaaaAGATCATAGTTTTAAGATGGAGCAGAGCTGACTTGGAGCCAAAATATGTCCTTTCATACTGGAATGGTCACTTTGATCCAGATCACCAGCATCCATcatttaagaaccgggtggatctgcaggacagacagatgaaggacggagacgtgtctttgattctgaaggatgtgacgattaatgacgCTGGAACATTCGGGTGTCGTGTCTTCATCGCAGAAACAGACTCATGGCAGctcatcagcatcatcagccTGAGTGTTGTTcctcctccag tccAGAAAACCATCACAGCTGTGCCTGGACAGAACGTCGTTCtgccatgtcgagctccaaacaacaacatcatagttgtgcagtggagcagagctgacctgggagatgAATATGTGCTTTTGTACCGGGATGAGTGGTTTGATCTTGatgaccagcatccatcttttaggtaccgggtggatctgcaggacagacagatgaaggatggagacgtgtctttgattctgaagaatgtgatgattaatgatgctggaacatacgagtgtcgtgtcTACATGGCAGAAACACGCTTATTAAAGCCCATCAGCATCATCACACTGAAAGTtcttcctccag agcaGAAAACCATCACAGCTGAGCCTGGAGAGGACGTCATTCTGCCATGTCGAGCACTAAACAAGATCATAGCTCTAaggtggagcagagctgacctgggagatgAATATGTGCTTTTGTTCAAGGATGGCCGATTTGAACCAGAGGGTCAGCATCCATcatttaagaaccgggtggatctgcaggacagacagatgaaggatggagacgtgtctttgattctgaaggatgtgacgactaatgatgctggaacatacgagtgtgtTGTCATCCCCAGTGGTGGAGGCAGTTCGAAGCCCATCAGCATCGTCACACTGAGtgttgttcctccag agcagaaaaccatcacagctgagtctggacagaacgtcactctgacatgtcgagttCCACAAGGCAAACCCATCAGAGCTGtgaagtggagcagagctgacctgggagatAATGATGTGCTTTTCTACCGGGATGAGCAGCTGGATCCAGAtcaccagcatccatcttttaggTACCGGGttgatctgcaggacagacagatgaaggatggagacgtgtctttgattctgaaggatgtaaAGATTAATGATGCTGGAATATACAAGTGTCGTGTCTTCATGGCAGAAACACACTCATGGAAGTATATCAACAGCACCTACCTtcatgttgatcctccag gtcagacaggaggactcAGAGTggatggatctgttggactgCTCATTGGTCTGAATGTTTTTGCCGTGTttcttgttgctgttgttattgtttttgtgaTCTATAGAAAATATGAACGAGAGAACGGGGATCTTAACTCCTACTAA
- the LOC102077300 gene encoding uncharacterized protein LOC102077300 isoform X6, whose product MSAVTASLCSTLMFVLFVSADQKNITAESGQDVTLTCRAPNNKFIGVEWSRADLGDEYLLLYRNGQYVPYYQHPSFKNRVDLQDRQMKDGDVSLILKNVAIKDAGTYKCRVYMTETDSWQLISIISLRVVPPDQKNITAESGQDVTLTCRAPNNIRVARWSRADLEYKNVLLYGDNQFFPANQHPSFKNRVDLQERQKKDGDVSLILKDVTMNDAGTYECRVYMEQILSWKIISIIHLSVVDPRDQEMITAESGQDVTLTCRAPNKKIIVLRWSRADLEPKYVLSYWNGHFDPDHQHPSFKNRVDLQDRQMKDGDVSLILKDVTINDAGTFGCRVFIAETDSWQLISIISLSVVPPPVQKTITAVPGQNVVLPCRAPNNNIIVVQWSRADLGDEYVLLYRDEWFDLDDQHPSFRYRVDLQDRQMKDGDVSLILKNVMINDAGTYECRVYMAETRLLKPISIITLKVLPPEQKTITAEPGEDVILPCRALNKIIALRWSRADLGDEYVLLFKDGRFEPEGQHPSFKNRVDLQDRQMKDGDVSLILKDVTTNDAGTYECVVIPSGGGSSKPISIVTLSVVPPEQKTITAESGQNVTLTCRVPQGKPIRAVKWSRADLGDNDVLFYRDEQLDPDHQHPSFRYRVDLQDRQMKDGDVSLILKDVKINDAGIYKCRVFMAETHSWKYINSTYLHVDPPGQTGGLRVDGSVGLLIGLNVFAVFLVAVVIVFVIYRKYERENGDLNSY is encoded by the exons ATGTCTGCTGTAACTGCGTCACTCTGCTCCACGCTGATGTTTGTCctgtttgtctctgcag accagaaaaacatcacagctgagtctggacaggatgtcactctgacatgtcgagctccaaacaacaaatTCATAGgtgtagagtggagcagagctgacctgggagatgAATATTTGCTTTTGTACCGAAATGGACAGTATGTCCCATAttaccagcatccatcttttaagaaccgggtggatctgcaggacagacagatgaaggatggagacgtgtctttgattctgaagaatgtggCGATTAAAGACGCTGGAACATACAAGTGTCGTGTCTACATGACAGAAACAGACTCATGGCAGctcatcagcatcatcagccTGAGagttgttcctccag accagaaaaatatcacagctgagtctggacaggacgtcactctgacatgtcgagctccaaacaacatcAGAGTTGCAAgatggagcagagctgacctggaaTACAAAAATGTGCTTTTGTATGGAGACAACCAATTTTTTCCAgccaaccagcatccatcttttaagaaccgggtggacctgcaagaaagacagaagaaggatggagacgtgtctttgattctgaaggatgtgacgatgAATGAcgctggaacatacgagtgtcgtgtcTACATGGAACAAATATTATCATGGAAGATCATCAGCATCATCcacctgagtgttgttgatcctagag atcAGGAAATGAtaacagctgagtctggacaggacgtcactctgacatgtcgagctccaaacaaaaAGATCATAGTTTTAAGATGGAGCAGAGCTGACTTGGAGCCAAAATATGTCCTTTCATACTGGAATGGTCACTTTGATCCAGATCACCAGCATCCATcatttaagaaccgggtggatctgcaggacagacagatgaaggacggagacgtgtctttgattctgaaggatgtgacgattaatgacgCTGGAACATTCGGGTGTCGTGTCTTCATCGCAGAAACAGACTCATGGCAGctcatcagcatcatcagccTGAGTGTTGTTcctcctccag tccAGAAAACCATCACAGCTGTGCCTGGACAGAACGTCGTTCtgccatgtcgagctccaaacaacaacatcatagttgtgcagtggagcagagctgacctgggagatgAATATGTGCTTTTGTACCGGGATGAGTGGTTTGATCTTGatgaccagcatccatcttttaggtaccgggtggatctgcaggacagacagatgaaggatggagacgtgtctttgattctgaagaatgtgatgattaatgatgctggaacatacgagtgtcgtgtcTACATGGCAGAAACACGCTTATTAAAGCCCATCAGCATCATCACACTGAAAGTtcttcctccag agcaGAAAACCATCACAGCTGAGCCTGGAGAGGACGTCATTCTGCCATGTCGAGCACTAAACAAGATCATAGCTCTAaggtggagcagagctgacctgggagatgAATATGTGCTTTTGTTCAAGGATGGCCGATTTGAACCAGAGGGTCAGCATCCATcatttaagaaccgggtggatctgcaggacagacagatgaaggatggagacgtgtctttgattctgaaggatgtgacgactaatgatgctggaacatacgagtgtgtTGTCATCCCCAGTGGTGGAGGCAGTTCGAAGCCCATCAGCATCGTCACACTGAGtgttgttcctccag agcagaaaaccatcacagctgagtctggacagaacgtcactctgacatgtcgagttCCACAAGGCAAACCCATCAGAGCTGtgaagtggagcagagctgacctgggagatAATGATGTGCTTTTCTACCGGGATGAGCAGCTGGATCCAGAtcaccagcatccatcttttaggTACCGGGttgatctgcaggacagacagatgaaggatggagacgtgtctttgattctgaaggatgtaaAGATTAATGATGCTGGAATATACAAGTGTCGTGTCTTCATGGCAGAAACACACTCATGGAAGTATATCAACAGCACCTACCTtcatgttgatcctccag gtcagacaggaggactcAGAGTggatggatctgttggactgCTCATTGGTCTGAATGTTTTTGCCGTGTttcttgttgctgttgttattgtttttgtgaTCTATAGAAAATATGAACGAGAGAACGGGGATCTTAACTCCTACTAA